One genomic window of Salvia miltiorrhiza cultivar Shanhuang (shh) chromosome 4, IMPLAD_Smil_shh, whole genome shotgun sequence includes the following:
- the LOC131021267 gene encoding uncharacterized protein LOC131021267 isoform X1 has product MLECTNWHIFAIRMPPKRGRPAKNNNNRRNRNAVPEEPQDARGHNPSPPPPTRRVEELFLRQNPPTFDGTSEPAEAEIWVRAIERIFNFLRCTDEERLSCVSFQLTGSADFWWEARRKILTPEQWASYTWEDFKTGLYDKYIPKSYRKKKEAEFYELKQGKKSVVEYDKEFCNLSRFAPQQVDTDEKMAEKFCAGLRHEIRMTLASHGGLSYTESLNRALDIEAAMPSDKSAPPLISTPNDLLGASHTLKRKRKWDSNEDNINQTSKKVWQEKERAEQFIQPRYEAQTNLEPTRGNQGQKGISPCPNCGKMHRSVCRAGTNGCYNCGQKGHYSTQCPNRQRGSAIGNIHTPLPAIRGHLRNQFQSHQ; this is encoded by the coding sequence atgctagagtgtactaattggcacatctttgctatcagaatgccgcctaagagaggacgccctgcgaaaaacaataacaatcgcagaaaccgtaacgctgtacccgaagaaccacaagatgctcgaggacataacccatcccctccgcctccgactaggagagtcgaagaactctttttaaggcaaaatccacctacatttgacggaacgagtgaaccggctgaagctgagatttgggtgcgtgcaatagaacgcattttcaactttctacgttgtactgatgaggagcgcctatcttgcgtctctttccaactaacagggtcggctgacttctggtgggaagcacgacgaaaaattctgacacctgaacaatgggcaagttatacttgggaagattttaagacaggattatatgataaatatattccgaaaagctataggaagaaaaaagaagctgagttctacgagttaaagcaaggaaagaaatctgtggttgaatacgacaaggaattctgcaacctgtctaggtttgctccgcaacaagtggacacagatgagaagatggcagagaaattttgtgccggtctgcgACACGAAATTAGGATGACTCTAGCgagccacggaggactctcatatacggagtctctgaacagggcacttgacattgaagctgcaatgccgtcagACAAGTCAGCCCCACCATTGATCTCAACGCCAAACGACTTACTAGGagcctcacatactctcaaaaggaagcgcaagtgggacagcaacgaagacaatatcaatcagactagtaagaaagtgtggcaagaaaaggaacgggctgaacagtttattcaaccaaggtacgaggcacagactaacctcgAGCCAACTAGAGGTAACCAAGGTCAGaaaggaatttcaccttgcccaaattgcggtaagatgcataggaGTGTTTGTCGAGCTGggactaacggttgttacaattgtggccaaaaaggtcactactccacgcaatgccccaacagacaacgaggttcagcaattgGGAACATCCATacccccttgccagcaatacgtggacacttgcgaaatcagtttcaatcacatcagtga
- the LOC131021267 gene encoding uncharacterized protein LOC131021267 isoform X2 — protein sequence MPPKRGRPAKNNNNRRNRNAVPEEPQDARGHNPSPPPPTRRVEELFLRQNPPTFDGTSEPAEAEIWVRAIERIFNFLRCTDEERLSCVSFQLTGSADFWWEARRKILTPEQWASYTWEDFKTGLYDKYIPKSYRKKKEAEFYELKQGKKSVVEYDKEFCNLSRFAPQQVDTDEKMAEKFCAGLRHEIRMTLASHGGLSYTESLNRALDIEAAMPSDKSAPPLISTPNDLLGASHTLKRKRKWDSNEDNINQTSKKVWQEKERAEQFIQPRYEAQTNLEPTRGNQGQKGISPCPNCGKMHRSVCRAGTNGCYNCGQKGHYSTQCPNRQRGSAIGNIHTPLPAIRGHLRNQFQSHQ from the coding sequence atgccgcctaagagaggacgccctgcgaaaaacaataacaatcgcagaaaccgtaacgctgtacccgaagaaccacaagatgctcgaggacataacccatcccctccgcctccgactaggagagtcgaagaactctttttaaggcaaaatccacctacatttgacggaacgagtgaaccggctgaagctgagatttgggtgcgtgcaatagaacgcattttcaactttctacgttgtactgatgaggagcgcctatcttgcgtctctttccaactaacagggtcggctgacttctggtgggaagcacgacgaaaaattctgacacctgaacaatgggcaagttatacttgggaagattttaagacaggattatatgataaatatattccgaaaagctataggaagaaaaaagaagctgagttctacgagttaaagcaaggaaagaaatctgtggttgaatacgacaaggaattctgcaacctgtctaggtttgctccgcaacaagtggacacagatgagaagatggcagagaaattttgtgccggtctgcgACACGAAATTAGGATGACTCTAGCgagccacggaggactctcatatacggagtctctgaacagggcacttgacattgaagctgcaatgccgtcagACAAGTCAGCCCCACCATTGATCTCAACGCCAAACGACTTACTAGGagcctcacatactctcaaaaggaagcgcaagtgggacagcaacgaagacaatatcaatcagactagtaagaaagtgtggcaagaaaaggaacgggctgaacagtttattcaaccaaggtacgaggcacagactaacctcgAGCCAACTAGAGGTAACCAAGGTCAGaaaggaatttcaccttgcccaaattgcggtaagatgcataggaGTGTTTGTCGAGCTGggactaacggttgttacaattgtggccaaaaaggtcactactccacgcaatgccccaacagacaacgaggttcagcaattgGGAACATCCATacccccttgccagcaatacgtggacacttgcgaaatcagtttcaatcacatcagtga
- the LOC131021268 gene encoding endoribonuclease Dicer homolog 1-like, translating to MGEEAGSPANACNLDANGRPSYWLDACEDVSCDDYFVDFGPVTANSVPDPEPHSQGGCNDPCFFGGIDQILDSIKNGGTDMPNHNCTNGSVNGTHNSSAQQACVQDQHSPSKSAVINGNGQRLAVSSNSCKNEKTNLGKRSHEVNDVEQRRDKRARGRDPKERKIWDRAPSRKRLRGWDDMETDGQRRDQVRRRERHGTGNWKDRDHREARGYWEREKETNELVFRTGSWEACKNRDEKANAHKNNKYSGCAEETKPEQPMEKLPEEQARQYQLDVLDQAKKRNTIAFLETGAGKTLIAVLLMKSISAELQKQNKKMLAVFLVPKVPLVYQQAEVIRERTGFQVGHYCGEMGQDFWDARRWLREFESKQVLVMTAQILLNILRHSIVKMEAINLLILDECHHAVKKHPYSLVMSEFYHTTQKEKRPSVFGMTASPVNLKGVSSQVDCAVKIRNLETKLDAVVCTIKDREELAKHVPMPSEVVVEYDKAASLWSLHEQIKQMEQTVEEAARSSSRRSKWQFMGARDAGAKDELRQVYGVSERTESDGAANLIQKLRAINYALGELGQWCAYKVAQGFLTALQNDERANYQLDVKFQELYLDKVVSLLQCHLSEGAILESDTRDAETNNSPSEENGPEELEEGELTNNSVVSGGEHVDVIIGAAVADGKVTPKVQSLIKILLKYQHTEDFRAIIFVERVVTALVLPKVFQELPSLSFVKSASLIGHNNSQEMRTSQMQDTIARFRDGRVTVLVATSVAEEGLDIRQCNVVIRFDLAKTVLAYIQSRGRARKPGSDYILMVERGNLSHMAFLKNARNSEETLRKEAIERTDISHLKDNGSINSAEDIAGAVYQVESTGAVVSLNSAVGLIHFYCSQLPSDRYSILHPEFIMERHDKPGSPTEYSCKLQLPCNAPFEKLEGPPCKSMRLAQQAVCLAACKKLHEMGAFTDMLLPDKGVKGEADKDEQNDDGDPLPGTARHREFYPEGVADILRGEWVLSGRSCDNSKLFHLYMYSVKCENIGFSKDPLLTLVSDFAILFGHKLDSEVLSMSMDLFIARSLITKASLDFKGLIDIRETQLESLKSFHVRLMSIVLDVDVDPSNTPWDTSKAYLFVPLTGSGSRSVDAMNEIDWDLIQNVTKTEAWNNPLQRARPDVYLGTNERTLGGDRREYGFGKLRNGMTFEQKCHPTYGIRGAVAQFDVVKASGLAPKRDGTDLPHQVVLGEGKLMMADFYIKAEDLVGKIVTAAHSGKRFYVDSVRYDMTAENSFPRKEGYLGPLEYSSYADYYKQKYGVDLRYKQQPLVRARGVSYCKNLLSPRFEHSEGPDGKSEDIHEKIYYVFLPPELCFVHPLPGSLVRGAQRLPSIMRRIESMLLAVQLKDIINYPVPATKILEALTAASCQETFCYERAELLGDAYLKWVVSRFLFLKYPQKHEGQLTRMRQQMVSNIVLYQYALVKGLQSYIQADRFAPSRWAAPGVLPVFDEDTKEDSSLFFDQEVNSDGSFRRKHEDEYEEDEMEDGELESDSSSYRVLSGKTLADVVEALIGVYYVEGGKHAANHLMRWTGIDIDFDLKEINYSIVPNSVPDNILRTVDFDALEKVLNMQFSDKGLLVEAITHASRPSSGVSCYQRLEFVGDAVLDHLITRHLFFTYTDLPPGRLTDLRAAAVNNENFARVAVKHNLHLHLRHGSSALEKQIRDFVKEVQVELSKPGFNSFGLGDCKAPKVLGDIVESIAGAIFLDAGCNTALVWKVFQPLLDPMVTPETLPMHPVRELQERCQQQAEGLEYKATRSGNLATVEVYVDGVQVGVAHNAQKKMAQKLAARNALETLKEKEMADAKKSAEEDDGKEKKNGSQTFTRQTLNDICLRRNWPMPLYKCINEGGPAHAKRFTFSVRVNTSDRGWTDECIGDPMPSVKKAKDSAAVLLLELLNKWYA from the exons ATGGGAGAGGAAGCTGGGAGTCCAGCTAATGCTTGTAATCTCGATGCTAATGGCAGACCTTCGTACTGGTTAGATGCTTGTGAGGATGTGTCGTGTGATGATTACTTTGTTGATTTTGGACCTGTCACAGCCAATTCAGTTCCAGACCCGGAACCACACTCCCAGGGAGGCTGCAATGATCCTTGTTTCTTTGGCGGAATCGATCAGATTCTTGACAGCATAAAGAACGGTGGCACAGACATGCCTAACCATAATTGCACGAATGGCAGTGTCAATGGAACTCATAATTCCTCTGCTCAGCAAGCCTGTGTCCAGGATCAACACTCACCGTCTAAGAGTGCTGTTATTAATGGCAATGGCCAAAGGCTGGCAGTAAGCAGCAACAGCTGCAAGAATGAAAAAACTAACCTTGGTAAAAGGTCTCATGAAGTTAATGATGTTGAGCAAAGACGTGACAAAAGAGCTCGTGGAAGGGATCCAAAGGAGAGGAAAATTTGGGATAGGGCTCCCAGTAGGAAGAGACTACGTGGTTGGGATGATATGGAGACTGATGGGCAGCGAAGAGACCAAGTGAGGAGAAGAGAACGCCATGGTACAGGTAACTGGAAGGACAGAGACCACAGGGAAGCAAGGGGTTACTGGGAGCGAGAAAAAGAAACTAATGAACTGGTTTTCCGAACTGGTTCTTGGGAAGCATGCAAAAATAGAGACGAGAAAGCAAATGCTCataaaaacaacaaatattcgGGGTGTGCAGAAGAGACAAAACCAGAGCAGCCGATGGAGAAACTTCCTGAGGAGCAAGCTCGCCAATACCAGTTGGATGTTCTGGACCAGGCAAAGAAGAGAAATACAATCGCCTTCCTTGAAACAGGTGCCGGAAAAACATTGATTGCTGTCCTCCTTATGAAAAGCATCAGTGCTGAATTGcaaaaacaaaataagaaaatgcTAGCTGTTTTTTTGGTGCCTAAAGTCCCTCTTGTTTATCAG CAAGCTGAGGTAATCCGTGAGCGTACAGGTTTTCAAGTCGGCCATTACTGTGGTGAAATGGGTCAAGATTTCTGGGATGCAAGAAGATGGCTGCGCGAATTTGAAAGCAAACAG GTCTTAGTGATGACAGCTCAAATTCTTCTGAACATTCTACGACACAGTATAGTGAAAATGGAAGCCATCAATCTCCTTATTTTGGATGAGTGTCATCATGCTGTGAAGAAACATCCTTACTCTTTAGTGATGTCAGAATTCTATCATACAACACAAAAGGAGAAGAGGCCATCAGTTTTTGGGATGACTGCATCTCCTGTAAACTTGAAGG GTGTTTCTAGCCAAGTTGATTGTGCAGTAAAGATTCGGAATCTGGAAACTAAGCTAGATGCCGTTGTTTGTACGATTAAGGACCGTGAGGAGCTGGCGAAACATGTGCCAATGCCTTCAGAAGTGGTTGTGGAGTATGATAAGGCTGCTAGTTTATGGTCACTCCATGAGCAAATAAAACAAATGGAACAAACTGTCGAAGAAGCAGCTCGTTCAAGCTCTAGAAGAAGTAAATGGCAGTTTATGGGAGCCAGGGATGCTGGAGCTAAGGACGAGCTGCGCCAAGTTTATGGTGTCTCTGAAAGGACTGAAAGTGATGGTGCTGCTAATTTAATACAAAAGTTGAGGGCCATCAACTATGCACTTGGTGAACTTGGACAGTGGTGTGCTTACAAG GTTGCGCAAGGATTTTTAACTGCTTTGCAGAATGATGAGAGGGCGAATTATCAACTTGATGTCAAATTCCAAGAATTGTATCTAGACAAAGTTGTTTCTCTTTTACAATGTCATTTGTCTGAAGGAGCTATTTTGGAGAGTGATACTAGAGATGCTGAAACAAATAATAGCCCTTCAGAAGAAAATGGACCTGAAGAGCTAGAGGAAGGAGAACTTACCAACAATAGTG TTGTCTCTGGTGGAGAGCATGTTGATGTGATTATTGGAGCTGCTGTCGCTGATGGAAAAGTGACTCCAAAGGTGCAGTCATTGATCAAAATACTTCTCAAGTATCAGCATACAGAGGATTTTCGTGCTATAATCTTTGTCGAACGAGTTGTGACTGCCTTGGTTCTTCCTAAG GTTTTTCAAGAGCTTCCATCATTGAGTTTTGTCAAATCTGCAAGTTTGATCGGGCACAACAACAGTCAAGAAATGCGAACCAGCCAGATGCAAGATACTATTGCCCGATTCAGAGATGGCCGG GTGACTGTTTTAGTTGCCACTAGTGTTGCTGAGGAGGGACTTGATATTCGGCAGTGCAATGTTGTCATTCGCTTTGATCTTGCCAAAACTGTATTGGCATACATTCAGTCTAGAGGTCGTGCCAGAAAACCTGGTTCTGACTACATCTTAATGGTTGAGAG GGGAAATCTATCCCATATGGCCTTTCTAAAGAATGCTAGGAATAGTGAGGAGACTTTGCGCAAAGAAGCCATTGAGAGGACTGATATCAGTCATCTCAAGGATAACGGCAGCATAAATTCTGCTGAAGATATAGCTGGTGCAGTATACCAAGTGGAGTCCACTGGTGCTGTCGTGAGCTTAAATTCTGCCGTAGGGCTCATCCACTTCTACTGCTCTCAGCTGCCCAGTGACag gTATTCAATTCTCCATCCAGAGTTTATTATGGAGCGCCATGACAAACCTGGAAGCCCTACCGAGTACTCTTGCAAGCTCCAGCTTCCCTGTAATGCACCGTTTGAGAAACTGGAGGGACCTCCATGCAAATCAATGCGCCTTGCACAACAG GCTGTTTGTTTAGCTGCTTGCAAGAAACTCCATGAGATGGGAGCATTCACTGATATGCTATTGCCAGACAAGGGAGTCAAGGGCGAAGCTGATAAAGATGAACAAAATGATGATGGGGATCCTCTTCCTGGAACTGCTAGGCATAGAGAATTTTATCCTGAAGGAGTAGCTGACATTCTCAGG GGGGAATGGGTATTGTCAGGGAGGAGCTGTGACAATTCCAAGTTGTTTCATCTTTACATGTATTCTGTCAAATGCGAAAACATTGGCTTCTCAAAAGATCCACTATTAACTCTGGTTTCTGACTTTGCAATATTGTTTGGCCATAAATTAGATTCAGAG GTATTATCAATGTCAATGGATTTATTTATAGCTCGGTCTTTAATAACAAAGGCTTCACTTGATTTTAAAGGGCTTATAGATATCAGAGAAACTCAG CTGGAATCGCTCAAGAGCTTTCATGTACGATTGATGAGCATTGTATTGGATGTGGATGTTGATCCCTCAAATACTCCATGGGACACATCAAAGGCATATTTATTTGTTCCCTTAACTGGAAGTGGAAGTAGATCTGTAGATGCAATGAATGAGATCGACTGGGATCTAATTCAGAATGTTACAAAAACTGAAGCATGGAATAACCCCCTTCAGAGAGCTAGGCCAGATGTTTATCTTGGCACCAATGAACGAACTCTAGGTGGGGATCGAAGGGAATATGGTTTTGGAAAATTAAGAAATGGCATGACTTTCGAGCAGAAATGTCATCCTACCTACGGGATTCGAGGAGCTGTTGCCCAGTTTGATGTGGTAAAAGCATCTGGGTTAGCACCTAAAAGAGATGGTACTGATTTGCCACACCAAGTTGTTTTAGGAGAAGGCAAGTTGATGATGGCAGATTTCTATATTAAAGCAGAAGATCTGGTTGGAAAAATTGTGACTGCTGCTCACTCCGGAAAGAGGTTCTATGTGGATTCTGTACGCTATGATATGACTGCAGAGAATTCATTCCCAAGGAAAGAAGGCTACCTTGGTCCTTTGGAGTACAGCTCTTATGCTGATTATTATAAGCAAAA GTATGGAGTAGATTTGAGGTATAAGCAGCAACCTCTAGTAAGAGCCCGCGGTGTTTCCTATTGCAAGAATCTTTTGTCTCCACGATTTGAACACTCAGAGG GTCCTGACGGTAAATCTGAAGATATCCATGAGAAGATATATTATGTTTTTCTCCCTCCTGAGCTTTGTTTTGTGCATCCACTTCCTGGATCACTAGTTAGGGGTGCTCAAAGATTGCCATCAATTATGAGAAGGATTGAAAGCATGCTGCTTGCGGTACAGCTTAAGGATATTATTAATTATCCTGTTCCCGCGACAAAG ATCCTGGAGGCTTTGACTGCAGCATCATGTCAAGAGACTTTCTGCTATGAACGAGCAGAGCTCTTGGGAGATGCTTATTTAAAATGGGTAGTTAGTAGGTTTCTTTTCCTAAAATATCCTCAGAAACACGAAGGTCAGCTTACTAGGATGAGGCAGCAAATGGTAAGCAACATCGTGCTGTATCAGTATGCACTGGTGAAGGGGCTTCAGTCGTACATCCAGGCAGATCGCTTTGCTCCATCTAGATGGGCTGCGCCTGGAGTACTTCCTGTTTTTGATGAGGACACCAAGGAAGATTCATCATTGTTTTTTGATCAAGAAGTTAATTCTGATGGGAGTTTCAGGAGAAAGCACGAAGATGaatatgaagaagatgaaatgGAAGATGGGGAACTTGAGAGTGACTCTAGCTCATACCGTGTGCTGTCTGGAAAAACACTGGCAGATGTCGTGGAAGCACTAATTGGTGTATATTATGTGGAAGGTGGAAAGCATGCCGCTAACCACCTTATGAGATGGACCGGAATTGATATAGATTTTGATTTGAAAGAGATAAATTACTCAATTGTGCCAAATTCTGTTCCCGACAATATACTGAGAACTGTTGATTTTGATGCACTGGAAAAGGTCTTGAATATGCAGTTCAGTGATAAGGGCTTGTTGGTAGAAGCAATAACCCACGCATCACGTCCATCTTCGGGAGTCTCTTGTTATCAACGATTAGAATTTGTTGGTGATGCAGTACTGGATCATCTCATCACAAGGCATCTTTTCTTCACATACACAGATTTGCCCCCTGGACGCCTCACCGACTTGCGAGCTGCTGCTGTTAATAATGAGAATTTTGCTCGTGTAGCTGTTAAACATAACCTTCACTTACATCTTCGTCATGGATCAAGTGCCCTTGAGAAACAG ATTCGAGATTTCGTGAAAGAGGTCCAGGTTGAACTTTCAAAACCTGGATTCAACTCTTTTGGCTTAGGGGACTGCAAAGCTCCTAAAGTTCTCGGAGACATTGTAGAATCGATTGCTGGGGCTATCTTCCTTGATGCTGGATGTAATACTGCACTTGTCTGGAAG GTTTTTCAACCCTTGTTGGACCCAATGGTTACCCCGGAAACACTCCCCATGCATCCTGTTCGAGAATTACAAGAAAGATGCCAACAACAAGCCGAAGGTCTGGAATATAAAGCCACCCGAAGTGGTAACCTGGCTACTGTGGAAGTATACGTTGATGGTGTTCAGGTCGGGGTTGCTCACAATGCCCAAAAGAAAATGGCGCAGAAATTAGCTGCTCGAAATGCTCTTGAGACATTGAAGGAGAAGGAGATGGCCGATGCCAAAAAGAGCGCAGAGGAGGATGATGgtaaagagaagaaaaatggGAGCCAGACTTTTACGAGACAGACCCTGAATGATATCTGTTTACGCAGAAATTGGCCAATGCCCCTCTACAA GTGTATAAACGAGGGCGGACCTGCACATGCAAAAAGATTCACATTTTCTGTACGTGTTAATACGTCTGATAGAGGATGGACCGATGAATGCATTGGTGATCCAATGCCAAGTGTCAAAAAGGCGAAGGACTCTGCTGCAGTTCTTCTTCTGGAACTTCTGAATAAATGGTACGCATAA